TCTCGGTGATCTGGACCGGTGGCAGCTCGGCGCCGTAGCTGCGGTGCAGCCAGCCGAGCAGCTCGCGCAGCCCGTCCGGGACCACCGGCCAGTCGAAGGCGGTACGCGGGTAGCCGGTGAGCGGCACCAAGTCGAACGGGAGTGGCGAGTCCTCCTCGGGCGCGCGTACCGCCGTGGGGTGGTAGTAGTTGACGCCGAGCACGTCGAGCGGGGCGGCGATCACGGCCAGGTCGCCGTCGCGGACGGCGGCGGTGTCGAAGCCCAGCTCGGTCGGGTACCCGCGACCGAGCAGCGGGTCGGTGAAGAGCCGGTTGTGCAGCGCCTCGTAGGTTGCCGCGGCGGCGGCGTCGGCCCGGCTGCCGCCGACGGTCCGCACCGGCGAGTAGTTGTTGGCGATGCCGACCGGGCCGCTGCCGCGGGCGCGCAGCGCGGCGACCGCGAGACCGTGGCCGAGCAGCTGGTGGTGGGCGACCGGGAAGGCGTCGAAGAGCAGCGTCCGGCCCGGCGCGTGGACGCCCATGCCGTGCCCGAGGCTCATGTGGATGAACGGCTCGTTGAGGGTGATCCAGAGCTTGACGCGGTCGCCGAGGCGGGCCGCCACCAGGTCGGCGTACGCGGCGAAGCGGGGTGCGGTGTCCCGGTTCAGCCAGCCGCCGGCGTCCTCCAGCGGCTGGGGCAGGTCCCAGTGGAAGAGGGTGGCGACCGGGTCGATGCCGTGCGCGAGCAGTTCGTCGACCAGCCGATCGTAGAAGTCCAGCCCGCTCGCGTTGACCGTGCCGGCGCCGGTGGGCAACACCCGGGGCCAGGCCACCGAGAAGCGGTACGCGGTGACGCCCAGCCCGGCCATCAGGGCCACGTCCTCGGCGTACCGGTGGTAGTGGTCGCACGCGACGTCGCCGCTGCTGCCGTCGATGATCCGGCCGGGCGTGCGGGCGAAGGTGTCCCAGCTGGACGGTCCGCGCCCGTCGGTGTCGGCGGCGCCCTCGATCTGGTACGCGGAGGTGGAGACACCCCAGCGGAATCCGGCGGGGAACTGGGGCATCGGTGCGGTCGGCATGCGCCCTCCCAGGAAAACGCGAAACGTGTTCGGCACTCTAGGGGGCGGCGTGGCGGGACGCCATAGGCTCCCGAGCCGCGAAGAGCAAGACCTTTCGGCGTGTCTTTTACGAACCCGTCCATATACGTCCGTTTTTGCGCATAGAGTGCCGAATATTGTGGGATGTCCTCACTGGAGGAAGACGGAAATGATCCTCGTGGAACGCAGCGCGCACGTGGCGGCGCCGGTGGAAGCGGTCTGGGACGTGGTGCAGCGGGCCGAGCAGTTGCCGGCCTGGCTCGCCGGGGTCCGTGCGGCCGAGGTCCTCTCGGGGGAGGGTTTCGGCCGGCGGCAGCTGGTCCAGGCCGGACGCGGCGCCGCGCATGAGGCCGAGGTGATCGCCTACCAGGAGCCGACCCTGATCGGCTGGCGGGAGCGCGCCAAGGGCGCCGGTGCCCGAGCGGAGGCGCGCACCGAGATATACGTCCAGCTCACCCCGGACGAACAGGAGGGCGGGACGGTCGTGCGGCTCATCGTCGTACGCTGGCCGGCCGGGCCGGTCAAGGCCGCCCTGCTCCGGCTCGGCCTGCGTCGGGTCGGCGCCGACCTGGAGGACTCGCTGGCCCGGCTGACCGATCTGGCCGCCGTCGGCTGACGGGCCGTGCCCCCTGGCGTCACCCGCGACGGTGGCGGCCCCGGTGTCCCCACCAGGTGCACCCGGGCCGCCACCACTTGTCGGTGCCCGTGCCCACCACGACCCGTCTGCGGGTAGCCGGCAGTCGGGCCGGGCTCGGTGGACTGGGCTCGGTGGGCTGAGCGGGGCGGGCCCGATGTCGCCGACCCGGCCGGCGTAGCAGCCGGCGGCCATGTCCGGGCCGAGTGCCACCCCGGTGCCTCCGGACCGCGCCGCCCGGACGACGGCCGGATCGGGGGCGAGCGCACCGGCGGGAGGTGGGCGCTGCGGCCGGTGCGCCCCCTCGGGGGCGGGCGCGACCGCCGCCCGGGTCGTCGTGGTCACGCGGACCGGAGCCGCACCGCGAACAGCTACTCGATGCCGCTGACCACCACGATTCCGCCCGGAAAGTACCGGTGGGCGCGCCACGCGCCGGTGGTCGAGGCGCTGCTACCCGACGGGTAGCTGCCGACGTGGCCCGCCTCGGTGGCCTGGCCGGGTTCGCGCTGCGCCACCGACTCCGACGCCCGCTCGGAGCGGAGATCGGAGTCGTGCGCCACCGCGGCCAAGCCCGGTCCCAACGTCGATACCGCCAGGGTGCAGGCGGCCAGGGCGAGACCGATCCGGACGATTCGCATGTGCACTCCCTCTCGTCGCGCCCGGCAGCGGTGGCGTCCGGGCTGCCGGTGGGCGGCGCGACGGGCGCGCCCCACCTGGCCGGTCTGGTGGCCACGCGGTAGCGCGGACACCTATCGACGATTGTGGATTATTGGTGTTACTGGAAAAAGACCTGCATCTATATTGCTGTGGTCGGGTCGAGGACACGCGGACGGGCCCGGCGCGCAGGTACATCGCGTCGGGCCCGTCCTCGGGCGTACGCCCTGGCTAGCTGTCGCCGCCGGTCTCGCCCACCGGGGCGGCGTTGACGTCCTCGATGGCGTACTTCTTGGCCGCCTCGGCCGGTACGTGGGGCGGTACCGTGCCACGCAGCGCGAGCTGCCGCAGTGTGGCGACCGCGACCGACTCGGCGTCGACGTGGAAGTGCCGCCGCAGGGCGTGTCGGGTGTCCGACAGGCCGAAGCCGTCGGTGCCCAGCGAGGTCCAGTCGCCGGGCACCCAGCGGGAGATCAGGTCGGGCACCGCGCGCATCCAGTCGCTGACCGCGACCTTCGGGCCGTCGGCGTCGGCCAGCTTGCGCTGGATGTACGGCACCCGCTGCTCCGCGCCCGGGTGCAGGAGGTTGTACTCCTCGCACTCCACCGCGTCCCGGCGCAGCTCCGTCCACGAGGTGACCGACCAGACGTCGGCGGCCACCCCCCAGTCCTGGGCCAGCAGTTGCTGCGCCTTGAGCGCCCACTGCATGCCGGTGCCGGAGGCCAGCAGGTTGGCCCGTGGGGCGTCCCCGTCCACCGCCGGGGCGGGGGAGTAGCGGTGGATGCCGTTGACGATCCCCTCCACGTCCACGCCGTCGGGTTCCGCCGGCTGGTGGATCGGCTCGTTGTAGACGGTGAGGTAGTAGAAGACGTTCTCCTGCTCCTCGCCGTACATCCGGTGCAGGCCGTGCTCCATGATGTGCGCGATCTCGAACGCGAACGCCGGGTCGTACGCGACCACCGCCGGGTTCGTCGCCGCCAGCAGCAGGGAATGACCGTCCTCGTGCTGCAGGCCCTCGCCGTTGAGCGTGGTGCGGCCGGCGGTCGCGCCGAGCACGAAGCCCCGGGCCATCTGGTCCGCCGCCGCCCAGAAGCCGTCACCGGTGCGCTGGAACCCGAACATCGAGTAGAAGATGTACATCGGGATCATCGGCTCGTCGTGGGTGGCGTACGACGTGCCGGCCGCGGTGAACGAGGCGACCGAGCCGGCCTCGTTGATCCCCTCGTGCAGGATCTGCCCGGCGGTCGACTCCTTGTACGACAGGAACAGCTCCCGGTCGACCGAGGTGTACCGCTGGCCGTGCGGCGAGTAGATCTTCGCGGTCGGGAAGATCGAGTCCAGGCCGAAGGTGCGCGCCTCGTCGGGGATGATCGGCACCCAGCGCTTGCCGAACTGCTTGTCCTTCATCAGGTCCTTGAGCAGGCGGACGAAGGCCATCGTGGTGGCCACCTTCTGCTTGCCGGAACCGCGCTTGACGTCGGCGAACCGCTCGCTGCCCGGGATGGGCAGCGACGTAAAGCTGGTCCGCCGCGTCGGCAGGTAGCCGCCGAGCTGCTGGCGCCGCTCGTGCAGGTACTGCATCTCGTCGGACTTCTCGTCCGGCCGGTAGTACGGCGGCAGGTACGGGTTCTCCTCCAGCGCCGAGTCCGGGATGTCGAGGTAGAGCCGGTCGCGGAAGGTCTTCAGGTCCTCCAGCGTCAGCTTCTTCATCTGGTGCGTGGCGTTGCGGCCCTCGAAGTGCGAACCGAGCGTCCAACCCTTGATCGTCTTGGCCAGGATCACGGTCGGCTGGCCGGTGTGCTCCGTCGCCGCCTTGTACGCCGCGTAGAGCTTGCGGTAGTCGTGCCCGCCCCGCTTGAGGTTCCAGATCTCGTCGTCGGAGAGGTCCTCGACCATCTTGCGGGTACGCGGGTCGCGGCCGAAGAAGTGCTCCCGCACGTACGCCCCGGACTCCGCCTTGTAGGTCTGGTAGTCGCCGTCGGGGGTGGTGTTCATCAGGTTGACCAGCGCGCCGTCGGTGTCGGCGGCGAGCAGCGGATCCCACTCCCGCCCCCAGACCACCTTGATCACATTCCAGCCGGCACCCCGGAAGAACGCCTCCAGCTCCTGCATGACCTTGCCGTTGCCGCGCACCGGACCGTCCAGGCGCTGCAGGTTGCAGTTGATCACGAAGGTGAGGTTGTCCAGCTCCTCGCGGGCCGCCACGCCGATCGCGCCGAGCGTCTCCGGCTCGTCCATCTCACCGTCGCCGAGGAAGGCCCAGACGTGCTGGTCGGAGGTGTCCTTGATGCCCCGGTGCTGCAGGTACCGGTTGAACCGGGCCTGGTAGATGGCGTTCAGGCCGCCCAGCCCCATGGAGACCGTGGGGAACTCCCAGAAGCCCGGCATCAGCCGGGGGTGCGGGTAGGACGGGAGACCGCCGCCGGGGTGGGACAGCTCCTGCCGGAAGCCGTCGAGCTGGTTCTCGCTGAGCCGGTCCTCGAGGTAGGCCCGCGCGTACATGCCGGGGGAGGCGTGACCCTGGTAGAAGATCTGGTCGCCGCCGCCGGGGTGGTTCTTGCCCCGGAAGAAGTGGTTGAAGCCGACCTCGTAGAGCGAGGCCGAGCTGGCGAAGGTGGAGATGTGGCCGCCGACGCCGATCTCCGGCCGCTGCGCGCGGTGCACCAGCATCGCCGCGTTCCACCGCACGTACGCCCGGATCCGGCGCTCCACGTGCTCGTCGCCGGGGAACCACGGTTCGCGCTCCGGCGGGATGGTGTTGATGTAGTCGGTGGTGGTCAGCGACGGCACGCCGACCTGGCGCTCCCGGGCGCGCTCCAGCAGCCGCAGCATGACGTAGCGGGCCCGCTTGGTGCCACGGTCGTCGATGACGCCGTCGAGCGACTCGACCCACTCGCTGGTCTCTTCGGGGTCGATGTCCGGAAGCTGGCTCGGCAGGCCGGCCGTGATCACCGGGCGCTTGCGTTCCGTAGCCACAGGCGTTCCCTCGGTTGTGTGTGGGACAGGTCTCTAGCACCATCCTGCCCCGCCATGGCCCTCGCCGTCACGTCCACCCGCCTGCAGCGCGACGCGCGACACAGGTACCCACCAGTAACTCTGTGCGGATCGCGGTGCGGAACGGCCCTGATGGGAGCGGTTCGGTACCAAGATCTCGATAGCGGGGGCAGAATGCGGTGGGTGCGTAGTGAGGTTATTAGTGTCGCGACGGGGTCGCGGCCGACCGTGCGGGACATCACCGGGGAGGCGGAGCAGTTCGTCTCCGGGCAGGGGGACGGGCTGCTCCACGTGTTCGTGCCGCACGCCACCGCCGGGGTGGCCATCATCGAGACCGGCGCCGGCTCGGACGACGACCTGCTCGCCGCGTTGGACGACCTGCTGCCCACCGACAACCGGTGGCGGCACCGGCACGGCTCGCCGGGGCACGGACGCGACCACGTGTTGCCCGCGTTCGTCGCGCCGTACGCGACGCTGCCGGTGCTGGACGGTCGCCTGGCGCTCGGCACCTGGCAGTCGGTCTGCCTGGTCGACACCAACGGCGACAACGCCACCCGGCAGGTCCGCTTCTCCTTCCTACCCGGCTGACGCCGCGACGACGGCCGGGGGCGGGAGTGCCGCTGACGGGTTGAGCTGGTCCGGTACCGGCCGCACGTAGGATGGTGACCATGCTGCGGCCAACCCTCACCCCGGCCGGCGTGGACGTGGCCGACCGCTCCGGGCTGGCCGGCGAGGCGGTGCGCCGGATCATGCATGTCGCCGCCGCCCTGCGGCACCACCAGGATCTCGACATCGCCGCGTTGGGGCTGACCCCGGCCGTCGCCCGCGCGCTGTACCACCTCGACCCGGACCACCCGCTGCCCGCCCGCGAACTGGCCGACCAGCTGCGCTGTGACCGGTCCAACGTCACCGCCCTGGTCGACAAGCTGGAGCAGGCCGGCCTGGTCGAGCGCCGGGTCGACCCGACCGACCGGCGGCAGAAGACGCTGGTGGTGACGGAGGCGGGCCGGCGGGTACGCGAGCGGGTGCACGACGTGCTCTCCGACTCCCGGCTGCTGACCGCGCTCAGCACCGAGGAGGTGGCCGCGCTGCGCGACCTGGTCTGGAAGGTCTCCGACGGCGGCTGCCCGGAGAACTGCGGCCCGTAGCGAGGCCGACGGGGCGCGCCTGAGGCGTGTTCGGCTGTGCGAGGCGTGCCCCGGTCGGTAATGCTGTCGGACGTGACCACCCCGCAGGATCTCGACGACCGGTTCCGGGAGTCCCTGGCCGCGCTCGCCGCGCCGCGGCACCGCGCCGACCCGACGCGACCGGTGGCCGACGGCGTCCCGCTGACCGGTGCCCAGCTGCTGGACCTCTTCGACGCCCAGGTCACCAGCCGCCAACTCGACCTGGCCGGCCGCTGGTTGCGCAGCTTCGGCGAGGGCTACTACACCATCGGCTCCGCCGGCCACGAGGGCAACGCCGCCGTGGCGGCCGCCCTGCGGCCCACGGATCCCGCGTTGCTGCACTACCGCTCCGGCGCCTTCTACTGCGTCCGCGCCGCCCAGGCCGCCGACCCCGAAGCCGCCCCCGGACGGGCCACGGCCCCCGAGTCCGTCGACGGGGCTGCCGCCGGGGCCGTCGCCGGTCCGGCTACGGCCGCCGACGCCGTCGAGGGGTCCGCCGGGGCCGATGCCGGTCGGGCGACACCCGCCAACGGCGCTGCCTCCCCCGAGACCGTCGCCGGGGCTGCCGTCGCCGCCGGGGCCCCCGGCGGCGCCGCCGGTCGGCCTACGGCCGCCGAGGCCGCCGCTGGACCGGCCTCGGCCGACCGGGCTGCCCCCGATGCCGTCACCGGACGGGCCGTCACCGCCACCGCCGTGCCCGCCACGGGCCGGAGCACCGTCGCCACCGTCACCGCACCGACCGGCGCGGGTGACTCCACCGGAGCGGACCGGTCCGGGGCGCAGCCGCTCGGGGCCACCGAGGGCCGGACCGCCACTGCCGCCGGTGCCAGCGATCGGAGTGCCAGCGATCAGGGTGCCAGCGATCGGAGTGCCAGGGACGGCGGCACCGGCGCGAGCGCCAGCGGTGCGGACACCGGCGACAGCGGCACTGGCACTGGCACGAACATCGGTGCCGGCGAGAACGGCAACAGCGAGAACGGCGAGAGCGACGGCGGTGCCGACCACCGCGCCAACGGCGCCCGCAGCGGCGAGCACGGTGGTGACGGCGACGGCCTGTCCGGTGACGGCACCGGGGGCGACGGCAGCGGCGGGAACCACAGCGGCGCGGAGAACGGCGGCGGCGCGGACGGCGGCGGAAGACGCCGCGAGCTGGGCGCGGCCGGCGGGACCGGCGATCCGGCCACGGCCGGTCGGGAGGGCGCGGTCGAGTCGGCCGCTGCGACCCCGCCGGCGAAGCGGCCGGTCCTCCAGGGGTACGTCGAGGCGGCGCGGGACGTGCTGCGGGGCATGGTGGCCTCCAGCCGGGAACCGATCGCCGGTGGGCGGCACAAGGTGTTCGGTCGCGCCGACCTCGCGGTCGTCCCGACCACCTCCACCATCGCCTCGCACCTGCCTCGGGCGGTCGGGATGGGCCTCGCCGTGGAGCGGTTGCGCCGGTTGGACGCCCGGCGGGGGTCGACGCAGCCCGCACCGGCCCTGGCCCCGGCTCCCTGGGCGTCGGACGCGATCGTGGTCTGCTCGTTCGGGGACGCCTCGATCAACCATGCCAGCGCCACCGCCGCGTTCAACACCGCCGGCTGGTACGACCACACCGGGCTGCGCATCCCGGTGCTCTTCGTCTGCGAGGACAACGGCTTCGGCATCAGCGTCCGCTCGCCGCAGGGCTGGGTGGCGACGGCCCTGCGGTCGAAGCCGGGCATCCGGTACTTCGCCGCCGACGGCGCCGACCTGGTCGGGGCGTACGGGGTGGCGGTCGAGGCGGCGGCCTGGGTGCGCCGGCACCGCCGCCCGGCTGTGCTGCACCTGACCACGGCGCGGCTGATGGGTCACGCGGGCGCGGACGCCGAGAGCGCGTACCGCGACGCCGGGGAGATCGCCGCCGACGTGACCCGGGATCCGGTGGTCGCCACCGCGCGGCGGCTGGTCGACGCGGGTCTGGCCAGCGGCGCGGAGCTGCTGGACCGGTACGACGAGATCGGCTGGCGGGTGCGCCGGATCGCCGAGGAGGTGCTCGACGAGCCGAAGCTGGTCGACCCCGCGGAGGTGATCGCCCCGCTGGCCCCCCGCCGGCCGGTCCGGGTCGCCCTGGCGGTCGCCGACGCGGGTGCCCGTGCGGCGGGCCCACATGCCGCCGCACGGGCCGAGGCGTTCGGCGGCAAGCCGCCCGAGCTGGCCGGCCCGCTCACCCTCGCGCAGAGCATCAACGCGGCGCTCACCGACGGGCTGCTCCACCACCCGCAGATGGCCGTCTTCGGTGAGGACGTCGCCGCCAAGGGCGGGGTCTACGGGGTGACCAAGGGCCTGCGTGACCGGTTCGGCGCAGCGCGGGTGTTCGACACGCTGCTCGACGAGACCTCGATCCTCGGTCTCGGCCTCGGTGCCGGGCTGGCCGGGATGCTGCCGGTGCCGGAGATCCAGTATCTGGCGTACCTGCACAACGCCGAGGACCAGCTGCGGGGCGAGGCGGCGACCATGGGGTTCTTCTCCCAGGGGGCGTGGCGTAACCCGATGGTGGTGCGGGTGGCCGGGCTGGCGTACCAGGAGGGCTTTGGTGGGCACTTCCACAACGACAACTCGGTGGCCGTACTGCGGGATGTCCCCGGCCTGGTGATCGCCGTGCCGGCGCGGCCGGACGACGCGGCGGCGATGCTGCGGACCTGTCTGGCGAGCGCGGCGGTGGACGGCAGCGTCTGCGTGTTCCTGGAGCCGATCGCGCTCTACCACACCCGCGACCTCTATACCGACGGCGACGGTGAGTGGTTGTCCGGATATGCCGAGCCGGGCGCCTGGGCCGCCGGGCACGTGCCGGTGGGGCGGGCGCGGGTGTACGGAGTCGGCTCGGCCGAGGACGTCACCATCATCACGTTCGGTAACGGAGTGCGGATGTCGCTGCGGGCGGCGTCGGCGCTGGCCGACGAGGGGATCGGCACCCGGGTGGTCGACCTGCGCTGGCTCGCGCCGCTGCCGGTGGCCGACCTCATCCGGGAGGCGGCCGCGACCGGCCGGGTACTGGTGGTGGACGAGACGCGCAGGTCGGGCGGGGTGGGCGAGGGAGTGCTCGCCGCCCTGGTCGATGCCGGATATGTCGGATCGGCACGTCGAGTGGCCGGAGTTGACTCATTTGTGCCGTTGGGGCCGGCCGCCCGTCAGGTCCTGGTATCCGAGGAGGCCATCACCCAGGGTGCCCGTACGCTGCTGGCACGGTAAATTTCGTACCCACGCGGTGCGCCACTTGCGCAGGAGGGCGCAACTGTGTGGACTTTGCCTGACGGCGTCGAGTTGGCGCCGCGGTTCGGACGAGACGAGGAGGCACGCGACAGTGAGCGCGACCGCTGGTCAGGCTGCTGACGGGGTACGCAGCCTGGCGGACCGGTTCGGCATCGAGCCGGGGATGGTCGTCATGGAGATGGGCTACGACGACGACGTGGACCAGGATCTCCGGGACGCCCTGACCGACCGTTGTGGAGAGCTGGTCGACGAGGACACCGACGAGGTGGTCGACGCGGTGCTGGTGTGGTACCGGGACGGCGACGGTGATCTCTTCGAGCTACTCGTCGACGCCCTCGGCCCGCTGGCCGACAACGGGGTCGTGTGGCTGCTGACGCCCAAGGCCGGCCGCGAGGGGCACGTCGAGCCGAGCGAGATCGCCGAGTCGGCTCCCACCGCCGGCCTCCAACAGACCTCCACGGTCAACGCCGGCAAGGACTGGAGCGGCGCCCGTCTCGTGCTGCGTCGCGGGGCCAAGGGCAGGAAGTAGCCCCTGCCCGACGTGACGGGCGCACGCCCACCCTGACCCCGAGGAGTCCGCATGCCCGTCGAGGTGGGCGCCGAGGCGCCCGACTTCGTGTTGAAGGACCAGAACAACCAGGAGATCCGGCTCGCCGACTTCCGCGACCGGCGTACCGTCCTGCTGGTCTTCTACCCGCTGGCCTTCACCGGCGTCTGCCAGGGCGAGATGGACGAGATGCGGGACAACCTCGACGAGTACGTCAACGACGACGTCCAGCTGCTGACCGTCAGCGTCGACTCGGTCTACGCCCACAAGATCTGGGCGAACCGGGAGGGCTACGAGTTTCCGCTGCTGTCCGACTTCTGGCCGCACGGCGCCGTCGCCCAGGCGTACGGCGTGTTCAACGACGTGACCGGCGTCGCCAACCGGGGCACCTTCGTCGTCGACCGGACCGGTGTGGTCCGCTTCGCCGAGATGACGATGCCGGGTGAGCCCCGAGACCAGCAGGGCTGGCGCAAAGCCCTGGCGGAGGCCACGGCCTGACCCGGTCCCAACCGGTGCGACCGTCCGGTCGGCTCGGCGGATGGCAGGGTAAGCTGCCAACCGCCGGCCCGCCGTACGGCGTCCCGGGCGCGTAGCTCAGTGGGAGAGCACCCGCCTTACAAGCGGGGGGTCGCAGGTTCGAAACCTGCCGCGCCCACCAAACCCCTTTCCACCTGCGGGAACGCCGCTAGCCGTCGGCACGGTCCGCGTGCTTCGCACCGCGAGCACTCGCTACCCGCCGTACATCGGGAGCGGGCGGCACCGGATCGGGAGGGCGAGATGGCCTACGCGCAGGTCAACGGGGTCCGGTTCTGGTACGAGACGCACGGCTCGGGCCGGCCGCTGGTGCTGCTGCACGGCGGGTTCGGCGCGGTGGAGTCGTTCGCCGCGATCCGGCCGGCGCTCGCGCAGCGGCGTCGGGTGATCAGCGTGGATCTGCCGGGCCACGGGCGCACGGCCGACGTCGGCCGGCCGCTGCGGTACGAGTTGATGGCCGACGACGTGGCCGCCCTGATCGTCCACCTCGGGCTGGCCGAGGCCGACGTGCTGGGCTTCTCCCTCGGCGGCGGGGTGGCCCTGCGGCTGGCGATCCAGCACCGGCACCTGCTCCGCCGACTGGTGGTGGTCTCCGCGCCGTACCGCCGGCAGGGCTGGTTTCCCGAGGTGCTCGCCGGCATGCCGGAGCCCGACGAGGCGGCCGGTGAGCGGATGCGGGGCACCCCGCCGGAGCGGCTCTACCGGCAGGTCGCGCCCCGCCCGCAGGACTGGCCCCGGCTCTGGGCCAGGACCGGCGAGCTGCTGCGTCGCGACTACGACTGGT
This is a stretch of genomic DNA from Micromonospora sp. WMMD1082. It encodes these proteins:
- a CDS encoding MarR family winged helix-turn-helix transcriptional regulator — translated: MLRPTLTPAGVDVADRSGLAGEAVRRIMHVAAALRHHQDLDIAALGLTPAVARALYHLDPDHPLPARELADQLRCDRSNVTALVDKLEQAGLVERRVDPTDRRQKTLVVTEAGRRVRERVHDVLSDSRLLTALSTEEVAALRDLVWKVSDGGCPENCGP
- a CDS encoding alpha/beta hydrolase, which gives rise to MAYAQVNGVRFWYETHGSGRPLVLLHGGFGAVESFAAIRPALAQRRRVISVDLPGHGRTADVGRPLRYELMADDVAALIVHLGLAEADVLGFSLGGGVALRLAIQHRHLLRRLVVVSAPYRRQGWFPEVLAGMPEPDEAAGERMRGTPPERLYRQVAPRPQDWPRLWARTGELLRRDYDWSPEVAAVTTPTLLVFADADSIRPGHMVEFFGLLGGGHRDGGWDGTGRPAARLAILPGLTHYDIVDSPALPAAVLPFLTHTLPTRT
- a CDS encoding GH1 family beta-glucosidase; the protein is MPTAPMPQFPAGFRWGVSTSAYQIEGAADTDGRGPSSWDTFARTPGRIIDGSSGDVACDHYHRYAEDVALMAGLGVTAYRFSVAWPRVLPTGAGTVNASGLDFYDRLVDELLAHGIDPVATLFHWDLPQPLEDAGGWLNRDTAPRFAAYADLVAARLGDRVKLWITLNEPFIHMSLGHGMGVHAPGRTLLFDAFPVAHHQLLGHGLAVAALRARGSGPVGIANNYSPVRTVGGSRADAAAAATYEALHNRLFTDPLLGRGYPTELGFDTAAVRDGDLAVIAAPLDVLGVNYYHPTAVRAPEEDSPLPFDLVPLTGYPRTAFDWPVVPDGLRELLGWLHRSYGAELPPVQITESGCAYDDTPDADGRVHDPDRIAYLDGHLRAVRAAIDDGVDVTGYFVWSLLDNWEWAEGFTKRFGLVHVDYHTQRRTPKSSYAWLRDVIAAARREPPR
- a CDS encoding SRPBCC family protein, with protein sequence MILVERSAHVAAPVEAVWDVVQRAEQLPAWLAGVRAAEVLSGEGFGRRQLVQAGRGAAHEAEVIAYQEPTLIGWRERAKGAGARAEARTEIYVQLTPDEQEGGTVVRLIVVRWPAGPVKAALLRLGLRRVGADLEDSLARLTDLAAVG
- the aceE gene encoding pyruvate dehydrogenase (acetyl-transferring), homodimeric type, with amino-acid sequence MATERKRPVITAGLPSQLPDIDPEETSEWVESLDGVIDDRGTKRARYVMLRLLERARERQVGVPSLTTTDYINTIPPEREPWFPGDEHVERRIRAYVRWNAAMLVHRAQRPEIGVGGHISTFASSASLYEVGFNHFFRGKNHPGGGDQIFYQGHASPGMYARAYLEDRLSENQLDGFRQELSHPGGGLPSYPHPRLMPGFWEFPTVSMGLGGLNAIYQARFNRYLQHRGIKDTSDQHVWAFLGDGEMDEPETLGAIGVAAREELDNLTFVINCNLQRLDGPVRGNGKVMQELEAFFRGAGWNVIKVVWGREWDPLLAADTDGALVNLMNTTPDGDYQTYKAESGAYVREHFFGRDPRTRKMVEDLSDDEIWNLKRGGHDYRKLYAAYKAATEHTGQPTVILAKTIKGWTLGSHFEGRNATHQMKKLTLEDLKTFRDRLYLDIPDSALEENPYLPPYYRPDEKSDEMQYLHERRQQLGGYLPTRRTSFTSLPIPGSERFADVKRGSGKQKVATTMAFVRLLKDLMKDKQFGKRWVPIIPDEARTFGLDSIFPTAKIYSPHGQRYTSVDRELFLSYKESTAGQILHEGINEAGSVASFTAAGTSYATHDEPMIPMYIFYSMFGFQRTGDGFWAAADQMARGFVLGATAGRTTLNGEGLQHEDGHSLLLAATNPAVVAYDPAFAFEIAHIMEHGLHRMYGEEQENVFYYLTVYNEPIHQPAEPDGVDVEGIVNGIHRYSPAPAVDGDAPRANLLASGTGMQWALKAQQLLAQDWGVAADVWSVTSWTELRRDAVECEEYNLLHPGAEQRVPYIQRKLADADGPKVAVSDWMRAVPDLISRWVPGDWTSLGTDGFGLSDTRHALRRHFHVDAESVAVATLRQLALRGTVPPHVPAEAAKKYAIEDVNAAPVGETGGDS
- a CDS encoding YjbQ family protein, which translates into the protein MRSEVISVATGSRPTVRDITGEAEQFVSGQGDGLLHVFVPHATAGVAIIETGAGSDDDLLAALDDLLPTDNRWRHRHGSPGHGRDHVLPAFVAPYATLPVLDGRLALGTWQSVCLVDTNGDNATRQVRFSFLPG
- a CDS encoding DUF3052 domain-containing protein produces the protein MSATAGQAADGVRSLADRFGIEPGMVVMEMGYDDDVDQDLRDALTDRCGELVDEDTDEVVDAVLVWYRDGDGDLFELLVDALGPLADNGVVWLLTPKAGREGHVEPSEIAESAPTAGLQQTSTVNAGKDWSGARLVLRRGAKGRK
- a CDS encoding peroxiredoxin gives rise to the protein MPVEVGAEAPDFVLKDQNNQEIRLADFRDRRTVLLVFYPLAFTGVCQGEMDEMRDNLDEYVNDDVQLLTVSVDSVYAHKIWANREGYEFPLLSDFWPHGAVAQAYGVFNDVTGVANRGTFVVDRTGVVRFAEMTMPGEPRDQQGWRKALAEATA
- a CDS encoding transketolase C-terminal domain-containing protein, coding for MADGVPLTGAQLLDLFDAQVTSRQLDLAGRWLRSFGEGYYTIGSAGHEGNAAVAAALRPTDPALLHYRSGAFYCVRAAQAADPEAAPGRATAPESVDGAAAGAVAGPATAADAVEGSAGADAGRATPANGAASPETVAGAAVAAGAPGGAAGRPTAAEAAAGPASADRAAPDAVTGRAVTATAVPATGRSTVATVTAPTGAGDSTGADRSGAQPLGATEGRTATAAGASDRSASDQGASDRSARDGGTGASASGADTGDSGTGTGTNIGAGENGNSENGESDGGADHRANGARSGEHGGDGDGLSGDGTGGDGSGGNHSGAENGGGADGGGRRRELGAAGGTGDPATAGREGAVESAAATPPAKRPVLQGYVEAARDVLRGMVASSREPIAGGRHKVFGRADLAVVPTTSTIASHLPRAVGMGLAVERLRRLDARRGSTQPAPALAPAPWASDAIVVCSFGDASINHASATAAFNTAGWYDHTGLRIPVLFVCEDNGFGISVRSPQGWVATALRSKPGIRYFAADGADLVGAYGVAVEAAAWVRRHRRPAVLHLTTARLMGHAGADAESAYRDAGEIAADVTRDPVVATARRLVDAGLASGAELLDRYDEIGWRVRRIAEEVLDEPKLVDPAEVIAPLAPRRPVRVALAVADAGARAAGPHAAARAEAFGGKPPELAGPLTLAQSINAALTDGLLHHPQMAVFGEDVAAKGGVYGVTKGLRDRFGAARVFDTLLDETSILGLGLGAGLAGMLPVPEIQYLAYLHNAEDQLRGEAATMGFFSQGAWRNPMVVRVAGLAYQEGFGGHFHNDNSVAVLRDVPGLVIAVPARPDDAAAMLRTCLASAAVDGSVCVFLEPIALYHTRDLYTDGDGEWLSGYAEPGAWAAGHVPVGRARVYGVGSAEDVTIITFGNGVRMSLRAASALADEGIGTRVVDLRWLAPLPVADLIREAAATGRVLVVDETRRSGGVGEGVLAALVDAGYVGSARRVAGVDSFVPLGPAARQVLVSEEAITQGARTLLAR